A window of the Branchiibius hedensis genome harbors these coding sequences:
- a CDS encoding type II toxin-antitoxin system Phd/YefM family antitoxin: MTTSVSATVARQTLPAQLDRVEAGEQVEITRHGKVVAVLVSPDQVRIRRTSKVWERADEIGRQLEEARNRPLDEVGLLGAERAEELVREVYAGRAE; this comes from the coding sequence ATGACAACGTCCGTGAGCGCCACCGTTGCTCGACAGACCTTGCCGGCGCAGTTGGATCGTGTCGAAGCAGGGGAGCAGGTCGAGATCACCCGCCATGGCAAGGTCGTGGCGGTCCTGGTCAGCCCCGATCAGGTGCGTATCCGGCGTACCTCAAAGGTCTGGGAGCGTGCCGATGAGATCGGCCGACAACTCGAGGAGGCCCGGAACCGACCGCTTGACGAAGTGGGCCTGCTAGGTGCTGAACGAGCGGAAGAACTAGTCCGCGAGGTATATGCGGGCCGCGCCGAGTGA
- a CDS encoding type II toxin-antitoxin system VapC family toxin, which produces MTRIVAFDADVLIYAAYLDHPLGVRVKAALADPSLRAVGSVLLLTEVLAKPIRQSPDSEESRTLKTLLGEVDLKDVDRATSRLALSYAIEFRLRVTDATHLATAVAAGADAFLTNNRKDFPKTIEEIEVLYPDDLPA; this is translated from the coding sequence GTGACTCGCATCGTCGCGTTCGATGCAGACGTTCTGATCTATGCCGCTTACCTCGACCATCCGTTGGGCGTCCGGGTCAAAGCGGCCCTCGCCGATCCGAGCCTTCGTGCGGTGGGGTCGGTCCTGTTGCTCACCGAAGTACTCGCGAAACCGATCCGGCAGTCCCCGGACTCTGAGGAGTCCCGCACGCTGAAAACGCTCCTCGGCGAAGTGGACCTGAAGGACGTCGACCGTGCGACGAGTCGTCTTGCACTCAGCTACGCGATCGAGTTCCGTCTGCGCGTGACGGATGCCACGCACCTGGCGACGGCGGTCGCGGCTGGTGCAGATGCCTTCCTGACCAACAATCGCAAGGACTTTCCGAAGACGATCGAGGAGATCGAGGTCCTCTACCCCGATGACTTGCCGGCCTGA
- the rpsO gene encoding 30S ribosomal protein S15 — protein MPLDTATKAKIISEYGTKEGDTGSPEVQIAMLTQRITDLTEHSRQHPHDHHSRRGLLLLVGQRKRLLRYLEDVDVERYRSLIKRLGLRR, from the coding sequence ATGCCGTTGGACACCGCCACCAAGGCCAAGATCATTTCCGAATACGGGACCAAAGAGGGCGACACCGGTTCGCCCGAGGTGCAGATCGCGATGCTCACGCAGCGCATCACCGACCTGACCGAGCACTCCCGTCAGCACCCGCACGACCACCACAGCCGCCGGGGCCTGCTGCTCCTGGTCGGTCAGCGCAAGCGTCTGCTGCGTTACCTGGAGGACGTGGACGTCGAGCGTTACCGTTCGCTGATCAAGCGACTGGGTCTGCGTCGCTGA